In Torulaspora globosa chromosome 1, complete sequence, a genomic segment contains:
- the TOA1 gene encoding transcription initiation factor IIA large subunit (ancestral locus Anc_8.603), producing the protein MSNSEASRVYETIVESVVNEVREDFENAGIDEQTLQDLKRVWQLKLSETQVANFSWDPQENATQQSVDAIVNGNGLANDDGTGKNFAVPSEYSLNNESQGLVLPGFATDDSNKIDTASTETQNGKGLEDKLGTNGSGDASDSGNVDDSLKRESEPKIQNSREIELTLSYPDSQAADLLKQEAKKAKRSALLDTDEVGSELDDSDDDYLISEGEDDGPDENLMLCLYDKVTRTKARWKCSLKDGVATINRKDYTFQKSQVEAEWV; encoded by the coding sequence ATGTCGAACTCGGAGGCCAGCAGGGTGTATGAGACTATAGTGGAGTCTGTTGTGAATGAAGTAAGGGAAGATTTTGAGAACGCAGGGATTGATGAGCAGACTTTGCAGGATTTGAAACGAGTTTGGCAACTAAAGCTGTCAGAGACGCAGGTTGCCAACTTTAGTTGGGATCCGCAGGAGAATGCTACACAGCAGTCAGTGGATGCCATCGTTAACGGGAACGGTTTAGCTAACGATGACGGAACAGGGAAGAATTTTGCGGTACCTTCTGAATATTCGCTTAATAACGAGTCTCAAGGACTAGTGTTACCTGGTTTCGCTACCGATGACTCGAACAAGATCGATACCGCTTCAACGGAAACGCAAAATGGCAAGGGGCTTGAAGATAAGCTGGGTACAAATGGGTCGGGCGATGCCAGTGACTCCGGTAATGTAGATGATTCCTTAAAGAGAGAGTCTGAGCCAAAGATACAGAATTCACGAGAGATAGAGTTGACCCTTTCATATCCTGACAGCCAGGCGGCTGATCTCCTGAAGCAAGAGGCGAAAAAGGCTAAGAGAAGTGCGCTGCTGGATACAGACGAAGTGGGTTCAGAGTTAGACGATTCGGATGACGATTATCTGATCTCTGAAGGCGAGGACGATGGACCAGATGAAAACCTAATGTTATGTTTATACGATAAAGTCACTAGGACGAAGGCCAGATGGAAATGCAGTCTGAAGGACGGTGTCGCAACAATCAATCGTAAGGACTATACTTTCCAAAAATCCCAAGTGGAAGCGGAGTGGGTGTAA
- the SLK19 gene encoding Slk19p (ancestral locus Anc_8.604) has translation MEGEVAMDDFPTTPLREGMPTGHNGSRKNEVVLQGEHLKAHPHGLSAKRRLEKDIGEESCAGLKELSDESLDCVRRSQEGQRDVSACRNEQKNPLDQIDINRMFSGTQDAAEAADDSTIFVKHSPIRFDMSSPVKHNAGKEEDGQQPKRLKLELECVPNLGQPGGVNGAVDEEPPVGSPEAIEMIEAKSSPMKDFSQVAYEADHNGNNGLCDELASGANTTPGRPSSCLHTLSPVHHSADANGEQFVLELDENDDGQEMFQMLTTRNEELIRQVHVLNQKLNKMMTTCDITSYRYKKMQSDLQPLLKDCQAKLNESYKELQVVTEERDSLRERTVKLKERIDENRDEVKMLNQNQSILQKKYISLMNEIESARNKYEELESKHRNLEEQHNEDEKRKQILNDRIDEMAAQISGISAENTNLKKLNEDLIIEVKSVEEELDTKTNEVRKLQEQLQEAVDAEKGANDQVAKRINELVAQRADLESQFENYKAKSETGNKELVARVREAEDRLDRKVSEVQSLQDKLNKMVQDGLVKDTLIKELKRKLEEANDKSEIDKAQVTELQNGKAELERINGCMESSIAELEESLREWQAKYDEQAEKQKLSVELEAIQLKNSNIEAEHLAELEQLHSNLSALQEDLKQNSKIIGELRDENESLRRTKQSIEAKLEETLQKEATNEDQDLVKSLQKELESWKEKYQLKEQESNRSLKLLAEDLYVQYSSKHEQKVKLLKKGYETKFQGKLDKLMLQNEGLTQEIEQVKSNLAAERKEKQKLIDLLESRKPQE, from the coding sequence atggaGGGTGAGGTTGCGATGGATGACTTTCCGACCACTCCGCTGCGTGAAGGGATGCCTACAGGGCACAATGGCTCGAGAAAGAATGAGGTGGTTTTGCAAGGTGAACATTTGAAAGCGCACCCGCATGGCCTATCGGCAAAGAGGAGACTGGAGAAAGAtattggagaagaaagttgTGCTGGTTTGAAAGAGCTATCAGATGAGTCTTTGGATTGTGTTCGAAGGAGTCAGGAAGGGCAGCGAGATGTGTCAGCTTGCCGAAATGAGCAGAAGAACCCGTTGGATCAGATCGATATCAATAGGATGTTCTCCGGAACTCAGGATGCAGCTGAAGCTGCAGACGATTCGACCATTTTTGTGAAACACTCGCCGATAAGGTTCGATATGAGCTCACCCGTGAAGCATAACGCGggtaaagaagaggacggCCAACAGCCTAAGAGACTCAAACTGGAGCTGGAATGCGTTCCGAATTTGGGACAGCCGGGTGGTGTAAATGGTGctgtcgatgaagagcCTCCTGTGGGCTCACCAGAAGCGATAGAGATGATAGAGGCCAAGAGCAGTCCCATGAAGGATTTCAGCCAAGTGGCCTACGAGGCTGATCACAACGGGAACAATGGGCTTTGTGATGAGCTGGCAAGCGGGGCGAATACAACACCAGGGCGCCCCAGTTCTTGTCTGCATACTTTGAGTCCCGTTCATCACAGCGCTGATGCAAATGGTGAACAGTTTGTATTAGAATTAGACGAGAATGATGATGGGCAAGAAATGTTTCAGATGCTTACGACTAGAAATGAGGAGCTGATCAGGCAGGTTCATGTGCTAAAccagaaattgaacaagatgatgacgacCTGTGATATTACGTCTTACCGTTACAAAAAAATGCAAAGTGATTTGCAGCCACTTTTAAAAGATTGTCAAGCAAAATTGAATGAAAGCTATAAAGAATTGCAGGTTGTTACTGAAGAGCGTGATAGCCTTAGAGAGAGGACGGTTAAGCTTAAAGAGCGAATTGACGAAAATCGGGATGAGGTTAAGATGCTGAATCAAAACCAATCCATATTGCAAAAGAAATATATTAGCTTGATGAATGAGATAGAAAGTGCAAGGAATAAATATGAAGAGCTTGAGTCCAAACATAGAAATCTGGAGGAGCAACATAACGAAGACGAAAAACGAAAACAAATTCTGAACGATCGGATCGATGAAATGGCGGCGCAAATATCCGGAATATCTGCCGAAAATACGAACCTAAAGAAACTCAATGAAGATTTAATCATAGAGGTAAAgtctgttgaagaagaactcgatACCAAGACGAACGAAGTAAGAAAATTACAAGAGCAATTGCAGGAAGCGGTAGATGCAGAAAAAGGTGCCAATGATCAGGTAGCGAAGCGAATAAATGAATTGGTAGCACAGAGGGCAGATTTAGAGAGTCAATTCGAGAACTACAAGGCCAAATCAGAAACAGGAAACAAGGAGCTAGTAGCGCGCGTCAGAGAGGCTGAAGATCGCTTAGACAGGAAGGTTAGTGAGGTGCAAAGTCTCCAAGACAAGCTAAACAAAATGGTGCAAGATGGATTGGTGAAGGATACACTTAtaaaagagctgaaaaggaaacttgaagaagctaatGATAAGTCTGAGATAGATAAGGCACAGGTCACGGAGCTACAAAATGGAAAAGCGGAGCTAGAGCGTATCAATGGATGCATGGAAAGCTCCATTGCcgaattggaagaaagtCTCAGGGAATGGCAGGCGAAATACGACgagcaagctgaaaaacAGAAGTTATCCGTTGAGCTAGAAGCCATCCAACTGAAAAACAGCAACATTGAGGCAGAACACTTGGCCGAATTAGAGCAGCTGCATTCCAATTTGAGTGCCTTGCAAGAAGACCTGAAACAAAATTCAAAAATTATTGGCGAATTGAGAGATGAGAATGAATCGCTACGGCGAACAAAGCAGTCGATCGAGGCCAAGCTCGAAGAAACCCtacagaaagaagcaaCTAACGAAGACCAAGATCTTGTGAAATCGTTACaaaaagagctggaatcATGGAAGGAGAAGTACcagctgaaagaacaagaatCAAACAGATCTCTCAAGCTACTTGCTGAGGATCTTTACGTTCAGTACTCCTCAAAGCATGAACAAAAagtgaagcttttgaagaaaggctACGAAACAAAGTTTCAAGGTAAACTCGACAAGTTAATGCTGCAGAACGAAGGCCTCACCcaagagattgagcaagTAAAATCAAATTTGGCTGCAGAAAGGAAGGAGAAACAAAAGTTGATTGATTTGCTCGAGAGCAGAAAACCGCAAGAATAA
- the PEX25 gene encoding Pex25p (ancestral locus Anc_8.601): MAYPDPAFYSFQLQEEDDFKPNHFAQFGSVSAASNGFNTASQVMEDGGLQPIRVEEKESNDSDTEVTPPVVVVEVDSKPAKKINAVRSVDILEYLINSLAGKDKLTKILKYTLDLLRLLVSNSRAGITKWDPSVLTYYRKVLRDLNYKMVLKHPVTISKILLVAVFQNFESKANFVAQQLSTYRYILRFGGTPFRVLKMLQKIRDSEWDSVSLQKIWMNESSLREFLDLYYGICDEMVLLHRLKVWSHDGLYNWFSRHEVLSWQYDILLSLKDSWLKLETIQKKIIESNIRLQVRTKAMKLSTNLQGAPGYTSPIRKQLMNDLNGGSEWNGTELEMKQKICQLKREKLITYLDLVRLSFDCLANSTDVFNLKTPPGTYAALSLCSGVTGLAKLWINAREQLSKPSEL; this comes from the coding sequence ATGGCGTACCCAGATCCAGCATTCTATTCTTTTCAGTTGcaggaggaggacgatTTTAAACCTAACCATTTTGCCCAATTTGGATCGGTGTCAGCAGCAAGTAACGGATTCAACACAGCATCGCAGGTGATGGAGGACGGCGGATTGCAGCCAATCAGGgtggaagagaaggaatCCAATGACTCTGATACAGAGGTAACTCCTCCGGTGGTGGTAGTCGAGGTTGATTCTAAACCGGCGAAGAAAATTAATGCAGTAAGAAGTGTTGATATACTGGAGTATCTGATCAATTCGCTTGCGGGAAAGGACAAGCTGACGAAAATCCTCAAGTACACACTGGACCTGCTACGGTTGCTGGTCAGCAACTCGAGAGCCGGCATCACAAAATGGGATCCCTCGGTTCTTACATACTACAGAAAAGTGCTGCGGGATTTGAACTACAAGATGGTGCTGAAACATCCAGTGACGATTTCGAAGATTCTTCTGGTCGCGGTCTTTCAGAATTTTGAGTCAAAGGCCAATTTCGTGGCGCAACAGTTGAGCACCTACAGGTACATTCTGCGATTTGGCGGCACGCCGTTTAGAGTACTGAAAATGCTGCAGAAGATACGTGACAGCGAATGGGACTCAGTCAGCTTGCAGAAAATTTGGATGAACGAAAGCTCCTTAAGAGAGTTCCTCGACCTCTACTACGGGATTTGCGATGAAATGGTGTTGCTGCACAGACTCAAGGTCTGGTCCCATGATGGTCTGTACAACTGGTTCTCCAGACATGAGGTTCTGTCATGGCAGTACGATATTTTGCTGAGTCTGAAGGACAGCTGGCTGAAATTGGAGACTattcagaagaaaataatCGAGTCGAATATCAGGTTACAGGTGAGAACCAAGGCTATGAAGTTATCGACTAATCTGCAAGGTGCTCCCGGGTATACGTCGCCGATACGGAAACAATTGATGAACGACCTGAACGGCGGCAGCGAATGGAACGGCACCGAGTTAGAGATGAAGCAAAAAATTTGTCAGTTGAAGCGCGAGAAGTTGATCACGTACCTGGATCTAGTGAGGCTCTCGTTTGATTGCCTCGCAAACAGCACCGACGtgttcaatttgaagacCCCTCCGGGCACTTATGCTGCATTGTCACTTTGCTCTGGTGTAACTGGGTTGGCCAAGCTGTGGATCAACGCCAGGGAACAATTATCCAAACCGTCAGAATTGTAG
- the CAR1 gene encoding arginase (ancestral locus Anc_8.600), with product MYDSSSILRHIYNRYQSNHTMDEVTQAPSYEFYKERKLAIVAAPFSGGQGHVGVENGPKYILNHGLQSDLEEMGWKTSVENPLDNESMVKRMLADTVKDSYGRIKKPNLVGEATQLIYQSVGKCLSEETFPLTIGGDHSIAIGSVSAVLDKYPDAGLLWIDAHADINTLESTNSGHLHGCPVSFLLGLHKDSSECPEALKWVPGKLRPEKIAYIGLRDVEAGEKKILKDLGITAFSMYHVDRYGINTVIEMALKAVSPDGKSPIMCSYDVDAVDPLFMPATGTPVRGGLTLREALFLAERIAETGKLVGLDIVECNPALAVHDLHVIDTISAGCAIARCALGETLL from the coding sequence ATGTATGACTCTAGTAGCATTCTAAGGCATATTTACAACAGATACCAATCAAACCATACAATGGATGAAGTAACACAAGCTCCAAGTTACGAATTTTACAAGGAACGCAAACTCGCAATCGTCGCAGCACCGTTCTCTGGCGGCCAGGGCCACGTCGGTGTGGAGAACGGCCCTAAGTATATTTTGAATCATGGTTTGCAATCAGATCTGGAAGAGATGGGATGGAAGACGTCGGTGGAAAATCCGCTGGATAACGAATCCATGGTCAAGCGTATGCTTGCTGACACAGTCAAGGACTCATACGGGAGGATCAAGAAGCCCAATCTGGTCGGCGAGGCCACGCAGTTGATTTACCAATCTGTAGGGAAGTGTCTCAGCGAGGAGACGTTCCCCTTGACCATCGGCGGAGACCACTCGATCGCGATTGGCAGCGTGTCCGCCGTGCTGGACAAGTACCCTGACGCTGGACTGCTGTGGATCGATGCCCATGCAGATATCAACACGTTGGAGAGCACCAACTCGGGCCATCTGCACGGGTGCCCCGTGTCGTTTCTTCTGGGCCTCCACAAGGACAGCAGCGAGTGTCCCGAAGCCCTGAAGTGGGTGCCAGGCAAGCTAAGACCCGAGAAGATCGCCTACATCGGACTAAGAGACGTCGAAGCTGgcgaaaagaagattctcAAGGACCTGGGCATTACTGCCTTCTCGATGTACCACGTTGACCGCTACGGGATCAACACAGTCATAGAAATGGCCTTGAAGGCAGTCAGTCCCGACGGCAAAAGCCCCATCATGTGCTCGTACGACGTTGATGCAGTCGACCCGCTCTTCATGCCCGCTACTGGAACCCCGGTAAGAGGCGGACTCACTCTAAGAGAGGCCCTCTTTCTGGCCGAAAGAATCGCTGAGACAGGGAAGCTGGTCGGACTCGACATTGTCGAATGTAATCCTGCGCTTGCCGTCCACGACCTACATGTAATCGACACCATATCGGCCGGTTGTGCCATTGCAAGATGCGCATTGGGCGAGACACTGCTGTGA
- the GDE1 gene encoding glycerophosphocholine phosphodiesterase (ancestral locus Anc_8.599), whose protein sequence is MKFGKTFPNHQVPEWSHQYVNYKSLKKLIKQINREQEKLYRQTVGDGRSVAPPAKARDSGNQHENYLDNAEVKKLLASFFFALDRDIEKVDNFYNMQYLEYERRLRRLTSSAQFTDVSNAILEQSGMSLLPGFQPSNESKDASQDQNGHSSESHSRRIMSPGPHDVADSLEEVLGMLLELRSHFRNLKWYGELNKRAFIKILKKLDKKVGTNQQHAYLQARILPLGFSNDAEVSRNLSTINEFLDKVSLKVRCDNANEASYVEQQRSDSDLALNRGKASSSAIQKLIEEDNGTALIQELTKAYRSIVLVPTRVLVNLLNKASLYQSFKCVDELLEIIPSLRDPTDINVRNFFHHHVIALGKNHKRIRELGASESNGKDGHVLDAVESKTTTDEKHYTSLSFEAAAPPYYSSKLIGAFGPDGVNSNDSPSALLYILGKLPAHLRPCLVQRDNYKRTPLHYSCQYGLVEVTKIIIESLKEWGAWNPDISIDDDVAWGDTESLTPLHLAVLGPHPLTAATLLSYTNPSKPVSSPQLIHLATRLNSSALIKALLSAKGFDVNYCDEETQETPLYMAAKLNLYEAAACLLENGANTELTEKLFGWSPIFVAAAEGFERMVKLLVDHGANYVAFDESGWTPMEHAALRGHLDIAKMIKITGHPEITNPRVSQNDQILVAETSEAATSGSNSLASESNLTHSESQASLEHISSTNSGAFDQQKFFKSSITGGSLHNRPHANILPQPVKSFGHRYLVDNESVILITLGGNDTRKTSPAVTLNKVPVSKVSSTELDTALSLVISCDGDLNDTPIVLDLPLDANLDHITFKVPFKRDSPQVVYFDVVPTYGSISVKEEETANRGNFRTDPYSIYDVVNRSQSSLSSTTSLGRTNKYPKVIGRAVGLLNKTGASVGINRRSLNDEMTLPIIANESLEILGTVTFEYMTVSPFHHPKMSLGRTETYWKSLVTTRVIGHRGLGKNFSSKKSLQLGENTVESFIAAASLGASYVEFDVQMTKDNIPVVYHDFLVAETGVDIPMHELTLEQFLHLNKVDSQRGDQRRHSVDDSGIFGKSVGDRLNKNGNYSNISELFENRMKLTKTFKEKNFKGNARGHSIAAPFVTLEELFKKIPANVGFNIECKYPMVDEAEQEDIGQIAVEMNHWVDTVLQVVYDNANGRDIMFSSFHPDICVMLSLKQPSIPILFLTQGGTYKMADVRASSLQNAIRFARSWNLLGIVSDANPIIEAPRLVQVVKSSGLVFVTYGVENNDPANANIEMDAGVDAVIVDNVLAVRKGLTKEALNAK, encoded by the coding sequence ATGAAGTTTGGCAAGACGTTCCCAAACCACCAGGTTCCGGAATGGAGTCACCAGTACGTTAATTATAAATCGTTAAAGAAGCTTATCAAGCAAATAAACCGGGAGCAGGAGAAGCTATATCGGCAGACGGTAGGAGATGGTAGGTCAGTTGCGCCTCCGGCGAAAGCTAGAGACTCTGGAAATCAGCATGAGAACTATTTGGATAATGCTGAGGTGAAAAAATTACTGGcctcttttttcttcgCCCTGGACAGAGATATCGAGAAAGTCGATAACTTCTACAACATGCAATACCTAGAATATGAGAGAAGATTACGGAGGTTGACCTCGTCAGCACAGTTCACGGACGTGAGCAATGCTATCTTGGAGCAATCTGGTATGAGCCTGCTTCCTGGGTTCCAGCCTTCTAATGAGTCCAAGGACGCCAGTCAGGACCAGAATGGCCACAGCAGTGAGAGTCATTCGCGAAGGATAATGTCCCCAGGACCTCATGATGTGGCAGACTCCTTGGAGGAGGTTTTGGGCATGCTTTTGGAGCTGAGGTCTCATTTCCGCAATTTGAAGTGGTATGGAGAGTTGAACAAGAGGGCGTTCATTAAGATTTTAAAGAAACTAGACAAGAAGGTGGGAACCAATCAACAGCATGCCTACTTGCAGGCTAGAATTCTGCCTCTGGGGTTCTCGAACGATGCTGAGGTCTCCAGAAACTTATCGACCATAAATGAATTTTTGGATAAAGTGTCTTTGAAGGTCAGATGTGATAACGCCAATGAAGCTTCTTACGTTGAACAGCAGAGATCTGATTCTGACCTAGCCCTCAACAGAGGTAAAGCTTCGAGTTCTGCTATTCAAAAACTTATTGAGGAAGATAATGGCACGGCTCTGATTCAGGAGCTGACAAAAGCCTACCGATCGATTGTGTTGGTTCCAACAAGGGTTCTTGTcaatctgttgaacaaagCATCATTGTATCAATCTTTTAAATGCGTCGACGAGCTGCTAGAGATTATCCCTTCTTTGCGTGATCCCACCGATATCAATGTTCGTAACTTCTTTCACCACCATGTCATTGCCTTGGGTAAAAACCATAAGAGGATACGGGAGTTGGGTGCCAGTGAATCCAATGGGAAGGATGGTCATGTTTTAGATGCCGTTGAATCCAAAACTACCACTGATGAAAAGCACTACACCAGTTTGAGTTTTGAAGCGGCCGCGCCACCTTACTATAGCTCCAAATTGATAGGGGCATTTGGTCCAGATGGAGTAAACTCTAACGATTCACCTTCTGCTTTGCTTTACATTTTGGGTAAGCTTCCGGCTCATCTGAGACCCTGCTTAGTGCAACGGGATAACTATAAGCGAACGCCTCTGCACTATTCATGTCAATACGGTTTGGTGGAAGTTACCAAGATTATTATCGAAAGTTTAAAGGAATGGGGTGCCTGGAATCCAGATATATccattgatgatgatgtgGCATGGGGAGATACTGAAAGCTTGACTCCTCTTCATTTAGCTGTTTTGGGACCACATCCTCTTACAGCGGCCACTTTACTTTCATACACGAATCCTTCCAAACCGGTTAGCTCACCTCAATTGATCCATTTGGCTACCAGATTGAATTCATCTGCTTTGATTAAGGCATTACTGTCAGCTAAGGGCTTTGATGTAAACTACTGTGATGAAGAGACGCAGGAAACGCCCCTGTATATGGCAGCTAAGCTGAACTTGTATGAGGCCGCGGCCTGTTTATTGGAAAATGGAGCAAATACCGAACTTActgaaaagctctttgggTGGTCACCAATTTTTGTagctgctgcagaaggCTTCGAAAGGATGGTAAAACTGTTAGTCGATCATGGAGCCAACTACGTCGCTTTCGATGAAAGTGGTTGGACTCCAATGGAGCATGCGGCCTTGAGGGGACACCTCGATATTGCAAAGATGATTAAAATCACTGGCCATCCAGAAATTACCAACCCCCGTGTTTCACAGAATGATCAAATTCTGGTAGCTGAGACATCGGAGGCGGCTACAAGCGGTAGCAATTCTTTGGCATCTGAGAGTAACCTCACGCATAGCGAGAGTCAGGCTTCCCTTGAACATATATCATCAACCAATTCTGGCGCTTTTGACCAGCAAAAATTCTTTAAATCCTCAATAACCGGAGGAAGCTTACACAATAGGCCCCATGCCAATATACTTCCACAACCCGTGAAGTCCTTCGGTCATAGATATCTGGTTGACAACGAGTCTGTGATACTGATTACATTAGGCGGAAATGATACTCGTAAAACAAGTCCGGCAGTGACTTTGAACAAAGTTCCAGTTTCCAAAGTTTCCTCCACAGAACTTGACACAGCTCTGTCACTGGTCATAAGCTGTGATGGTGATCTGAATGATACTCCTATTGTGTTAGATCTGCCACTGGATGCTAATTTGGATCACATCACTTTCAAGGTGCCGTTCAAGCGAGATAGTCCACAAGTTGTCTATTTCGATGTGGTTCCCACGTACGGATCGATTTCGGttaaagaggaagaaactGCCAATAGAGGAAATTTCAGAACTGATCCTTACTCAATTTATGATGTGGTCAATAGGTCTCAGAGCTCGCTGAGCTCAACGACTTCTCTTGGCCGAACAAACAAATACCCGAAAGTCATTGGTCGCGCTGTGGGACTGTTGAATAAGACCGGAGCATCAGTTGGGATAAATCGGCGGTCATTAAACGATGAGATGACTCTTCCCATTATTGCGAATGAATCTCTTGAGATTTTAGGCACAGTGACTTTTGAATATATGACCGTCTCTCCATTCCATCATCCAAAAATGTCATTGGGTCGCACTGAAACGTACTGGAAATCTCTAGTCACTACCAGAGTGATCGGGCACCGTGGCCTAGGCAAAAACTTCTCCTCTAAGAAATCACTACAGTTGGGTGAGAACACAGTGGAGTCGTTCATTGCGGCAGCTTCCCTTGGTGCTTCATATGTTGAATTTGATGTTCAAATGACAAAAGATAACATTCCGGTTGTCTACCATGACTTCTTAGTCGCCGAAACGGGTGTTGACATTCCAATGCATGAGCTAACACTAGAGCAATTCCTGCATCTGAACAAGGTAGACAGTCAACGCGGCGATCAAAGACGTCATTCTGTCGACGATAGTGGAATTTTTGGCAAAAGTGTCGGTGACAGGTTAAACAAGAACGGTAACTACTCAAACATTTCTGAGCTATTCGAAAACAGAATGAAGCTGACGAAAActttcaaggaaaagaacTTCAAAGGAAACGCCCGTGGTCATTCCATTGCTGCTCCTTTTGTCACCCTCGAAGAATTATTTAAGAAAATTCCAGCAAATGTGGGTTTCAACATAGAGTGTAAGTATCCCATGGTGGATGAAGCCGAGCAGGAAGACATTGGTCAGATCGCCGTCGAAATGAACCATTGGGTAGACACCGTTTTGCAAGTGGTGTACGACAACGCCAACGGACGTGATATCATGTTTTCGTCTTTCCATCCCGACATATGTGTGATGCTATCCCTCAAGCAGCCGTCGATTCCGATCCTCTTCCTCACCCAAGGTGGTACCTACAAGATGGCAGACGTTAGAGCTTCTTCGCTCCAGAATGCCATTAGGTTTGCAAGGAGCTGGAATCTGCTAGGGATCGTCTCCGACGCAAATCCAATCATTGAGGCGCCCAGACTGGTACAAGTAGTCAAATCCAGCGGTCTGGTTTTTGTCACCTATGGTGTCGAGAACAACGATCCAGCCAATGCCAACATCGAGATGGACGCTGGTGTCGATGCTGTCATCGTCGACAATGTGCTAGCCGTACGCAAGGGCCTAACCAAAGAAGCTTTGAATGCTAAATAG